Proteins encoded by one window of Centroberyx gerrardi isolate f3 chromosome 21, fCenGer3.hap1.cur.20231027, whole genome shotgun sequence:
- the LOC144543020 gene encoding ubl carboxyl-terminal hydrolase 18-like, whose product MRGLINYGTHCSINSVVQCLYGTRELRGLIRDIDEQEYRAPKKNTVAAMLKGLICEMDKNNHGSCDPSFLIDSMSAYSGLSFEVQEDSDLVFKCILNALTDDDGPAEKVGQLWDIKMEKRIRCLRCNVVKSTLDKLNTIPVFIEDNLPAELQEYIKQYSDNTLTMCDYHCAHCHTRTQIEITSKVLSLPPVVCMWIARVKNVGRDTVSLVKIDKRLAFPETLDLKYIMKEPEAAADALYELYAVIAHCGSHYSGHYSAYVRGDDTWYLADDTQVRLCSWDTVKSTYEAGSNFYDGVAYMLMYRRRDSSN is encoded by the coding sequence ATGCGAGGCTTGATCAATTACGGGACCCATTGTAGTATCAACAGCGTGGTGCAGTGCCTGTACGGCACCCGCGAGCTACGGGGTCTCATTCGGGACATCGACGAACAAGAATACCGGGCTCCTAAAAAGAACACGGTGGCTGCGATGCTCAAGGGTCTCATTTGCGAGATGGACAAAAACAACCACGGATCATGCGACCCGAGCTTTCTCATAGACTCCATGAGCGCATACAGTGGATTGTCTTTCGAGGTTCAGGAGGACTCAGACCTCGTCTTCAAGTGCATCCTCAACGCTCTAACAGATGACGACGGGCCTGCTGAAAAGGTTGGACAATTGTGGGACATCAAGATGGAGAAACGTATACGCTGTCTCCGTTGCAACGTAGTCAAGTCTACACTCGATAAGTTGAACACAATCCCCGTGTTTATCGAAGATAATCTTCCTGCCGAGCTGCAGGAATACATCAAACAGTACTCTGACAACACGCTGACAATGTGTGACTACCATTGTGCACATTGTCACACTAGAACCCAGATCGAAATCACAAGCAAGGTTTTGTCATTGCCCCCCGTTGTATGTATGTGGATCGCACGCGTTAAAAACGTTGGCAGAGATACCGTTAGTTTAGTCAAGATAGACAAGCGCCTCGCTTTCCCCGAGACTCTGGATCTGAAATACATCATGAAAGAACCCGAAGCGGCCGCTGACGCTCTATACGAGTTGTACGCCGTCATAGCCCACTGTGGTAGTCACTACAGTGGACATTACAGTGCTTATGTGCGGGGAGATGACACTTGGTATCTTGCGGACGACACTCAAGTTAGGTTGTGCTCGTGGGACACTGTGAAGTCAACCTACGAAGCAGGATCTAACTTTTACGATGGAGTAGCTTACATGCTCATGTACCGCAGGAGAGACAGCTCCAATTAA